A region from the Salidesulfovibrio onnuriiensis genome encodes:
- a CDS encoding ribonucleoside triphosphate reductase, which translates to MPQQILKRDGRMETWSTDRIAGAIFKALKSSDIKDPLLAKRLAGKVEDRLGDAEIPEQEQVQDTVQQVLMEARLYRVAERYIIYREKRRELRRQDMTYMDVAGTVDAYLDNSDWRVNENSNMVHSFQGLILHMAGSVQARYVLDKYPVEIRDAHTHGYMHIHDLSFGLAGYCSGWSLRDLLLEGFNLPGRCSSAPANHFDAACGQIVNFLGTLQNEWAGAQAFNNVDTYLAPFIRHDGLNHEEVKQQMQKLLFNLNTTSRWGGQSPFTNFTFDFAPPAHMANEPIIIGGAFQDSTYGEYAEEMAMINRAFLEVMLEGDADGRIFSFPIPTYNVTEDFPWETGPGSLLLKLTARYGAPNFQNFINSDLNPEDVRSMCCRLRMDLREIRKKTGGLFGAGDLTGSIGVVTLNLPKLAYLAHNEEDFLDQITEYAEMARDSLEYKRKMVQRSLDAGMFPFSRRYLKNGYKGHFSTIGVIGGHEACLNLLGKGIETEAGIRLMRRVLKHLGGLIARFQEETGNLYNLEATPGEGTCYRLAKIDRQLYADIVTAGGDMPYYTNSTLLPVGITTDILFALEHQDQLQTLYNGGTAFHSFIGEAAPDEESVKSFLIKAMTHTKIPSISLTPTFSICEEHGYLAGEHFNCPHCGKEAEVYTRVVGYYRPVSRWNKGKRREYEERTEYSMESVCCG; encoded by the coding sequence ATGCCTCAACAGATTCTCAAACGTGACGGACGCATGGAAACATGGTCCACGGACCGCATTGCAGGAGCCATTTTCAAGGCCCTGAAAAGCAGCGACATCAAGGATCCCCTCCTGGCCAAACGGCTGGCCGGCAAGGTGGAGGACAGACTCGGGGACGCGGAAATTCCCGAGCAGGAGCAGGTGCAGGACACGGTCCAGCAGGTGCTCATGGAGGCCCGGCTTTACCGGGTGGCCGAGCGCTACATCATCTATCGCGAAAAACGTCGTGAACTCAGAAGGCAGGACATGACCTACATGGACGTGGCCGGCACCGTGGACGCCTACCTGGATAACTCGGACTGGCGGGTGAACGAGAATTCCAACATGGTTCACTCCTTCCAGGGCCTGATCCTGCACATGGCCGGATCGGTGCAGGCCCGCTACGTACTGGACAAGTATCCCGTGGAGATCCGCGACGCACACACCCACGGCTACATGCACATTCACGACCTCTCCTTCGGCCTGGCCGGATACTGCTCGGGCTGGAGCCTGCGCGACCTGCTGCTGGAAGGCTTCAACCTGCCGGGCCGGTGCAGTTCCGCCCCGGCCAACCACTTTGACGCGGCCTGCGGCCAGATCGTCAACTTCCTGGGCACGCTGCAGAACGAATGGGCGGGCGCACAGGCCTTCAACAACGTGGACACCTACCTGGCTCCGTTTATCCGCCACGACGGCCTCAACCACGAAGAAGTCAAGCAGCAGATGCAGAAGCTGCTTTTCAACCTGAACACCACGTCCCGCTGGGGCGGTCAGAGCCCGTTCACCAACTTCACCTTCGACTTTGCTCCACCGGCCCACATGGCCAACGAGCCCATCATCATAGGCGGTGCGTTCCAGGATTCCACCTACGGCGAATATGCCGAGGAAATGGCCATGATCAACAGGGCCTTCCTGGAAGTCATGCTCGAAGGCGATGCGGACGGGCGCATCTTCTCCTTCCCCATCCCCACCTACAACGTGACCGAGGATTTCCCTTGGGAAACCGGTCCGGGCAGCCTGCTGCTAAAACTCACGGCCCGGTACGGCGCGCCCAACTTCCAGAACTTCATCAACTCGGATCTCAATCCCGAGGACGTGCGCTCCATGTGCTGCCGCCTGCGCATGGACCTGCGCGAGATCCGCAAGAAGACCGGCGGCCTGTTCGGCGCGGGCGACCTCACCGGCTCCATCGGCGTGGTCACCCTGAATCTGCCCAAGCTGGCCTACCTGGCGCACAATGAAGAGGATTTTTTGGACCAAATCACCGAGTATGCGGAAATGGCGCGCGACTCCCTGGAGTACAAGCGCAAGATGGTCCAGCGCAGCCTGGATGCGGGCATGTTCCCGTTCTCCCGCCGCTACCTCAAGAATGGCTACAAGGGCCATTTCTCCACCATCGGCGTCATCGGCGGGCATGAGGCCTGCCTGAACCTGCTGGGCAAGGGCATCGAGACCGAGGCGGGCATCCGCCTCATGCGCAGAGTCCTCAAGCATCTGGGCGGGCTCATTGCCCGATTCCAGGAGGAAACCGGCAACCTCTACAACCTGGAAGCCACCCCGGGCGAAGGGACCTGCTACCGTCTGGCCAAGATCGACAGACAACTCTATGCGGACATCGTCACCGCAGGCGGCGACATGCCCTACTACACCAACTCAACGCTGCTGCCCGTGGGCATCACCACGGACATACTCTTCGCCCTGGAGCATCAGGACCAGTTGCAAACTCTGTACAACGGGGGCACGGCGTTCCATTCCTTCATCGGCGAGGCCGCCCCGGACGAGGAAAGCGTCAAGAGCTTTCTGATCAAGGCCATGACCCACACTAAGATCCCGTCCATATCGCTCACGCCCACCTTCTCCATCTGCGAGGAGCATGGCTACCTGGCGGGCGAGCACTTCAACTGCCCGCATTGCGGCAAGGAGGCCGAGGTCTACACCCGCGTGGTGGGCTACTACCGCCCGGTGTCCCGCTGGAACAAGGGCAAGCGCCGGGAATACGAAGAACGCACTGAATATTCCATGGAATCTGTCTGCTGCGGATAA
- a CDS encoding sensor histidine kinase → MRINRLYIKFFFSVMIMLVLLTFVVAMTFTVVSRKMKTEHDRPVADVISFIMADDHGRLPPLNDPEVVKVFHKIAIGIQGKIWITDIHGGVRFKSFDGPLPDLEEAGDWDDEGYVPVTLRDGTPGTMSFIFDDFVHKEGERLFFTGLVAVILTIALLSWPIARHITRPLHRLREVMARFAEGDLSARATKICCGKGEISVLADTYNAMADNIEGMIESGRELTANVSHELRSPLARLRVIQQMLSEKLSGTDNERLVKNLDDMEREIEAMDRLIGRILQLSKVSLRPEERYPVNLAQLFASILESYGHLMAAKNIELHVDSQEDYYLEVEEESMAWMLDNIVGNAVKFTPQNGRITFRGIDEPDRCVLEVINSTARPLSDKDLETIFEPFRRGPGETAPGTGLGLALVKRIVEHHGGTVKAQNTPQGFMLRVVLPKV, encoded by the coding sequence ATGAGAATCAACCGCCTGTACATCAAGTTCTTCTTCTCGGTCATGATCATGCTGGTCCTGCTCACCTTCGTGGTGGCCATGACCTTCACCGTGGTTTCCCGGAAAATGAAGACAGAACACGACCGGCCCGTGGCCGACGTCATCTCCTTCATCATGGCCGACGACCATGGCCGGCTCCCACCCCTGAACGACCCCGAGGTGGTCAAGGTCTTCCACAAGATCGCCATCGGCATCCAGGGCAAGATATGGATCACGGACATACACGGGGGAGTCCGGTTCAAGAGCTTCGACGGCCCGCTTCCCGACCTCGAGGAGGCCGGGGACTGGGATGACGAGGGCTATGTCCCGGTCACCCTGCGGGACGGCACCCCGGGCACCATGTCCTTCATCTTCGACGACTTCGTGCACAAGGAAGGGGAACGGCTCTTCTTCACCGGGCTGGTGGCGGTCATCCTGACCATCGCCCTGCTCTCCTGGCCCATCGCGCGGCACATCACCCGCCCCCTGCACCGGCTGCGCGAGGTCATGGCCCGCTTCGCCGAGGGCGACCTTTCGGCGCGGGCGACCAAGATATGCTGCGGCAAGGGAGAGATTTCGGTGCTGGCCGACACCTACAACGCCATGGCCGACAACATCGAGGGCATGATCGAAAGCGGCCGGGAGCTGACAGCCAACGTTTCCCACGAATTGCGCAGCCCCCTGGCACGGCTGAGGGTCATCCAGCAGATGCTCTCGGAAAAGCTCTCGGGCACGGACAATGAACGGCTGGTCAAGAACCTGGACGACATGGAGCGGGAGATCGAGGCTATGGACCGGCTCATCGGCCGCATCCTCCAGCTCTCCAAGGTTTCCCTGCGCCCCGAGGAGCGCTACCCGGTCAACCTGGCCCAGCTCTTTGCCTCCATTCTGGAATCCTACGGCCATCTCATGGCCGCCAAGAACATCGAACTGCACGTGGATTCGCAGGAGGACTACTACCTGGAGGTGGAGGAGGAATCCATGGCCTGGATGCTGGACAACATAGTGGGCAACGCCGTGAAGTTCACGCCCCAGAACGGCCGCATCACCTTCCGGGGCATCGACGAGCCGGACCGGTGTGTCCTGGAGGTGATCAACTCCACGGCACGCCCGCTCTCGGACAAGGACCTGGAAACCATTTTCGAGCCGTTCCGCCGCGGCCCGGGCGAGACCGCGCCCGGCACGGGCCTCGGCCTGGCTTTGGTCAAACGCATAGTCGAGCACCACGGCGGCACGGTGAAGGCCCAAAACACGCCCCAGGGGTTCATGCTGCGGGTGGTGCTGCCCAAGGTATAG
- a CDS encoding response regulator, which produces MNETILIVDDDVKLREILREYFEEYGHTILELPDGTTAASTVAAKRPDIVLLDVMMPRMDGFEVLREIRGVSRVPVIMLTAKGEDSDRIVGLELGADDYIPKPFNPRELLARIRAVLRRTVAPTASEFDGATQLQAGGLTLDTPRQMLLVNGDEHELSSAEFNLMSVFMRHPDVVLSREKLMNLAWGRDYEAYDRTIDVHVSKLRGLLKEYEGHEKRIRTVWGSGYKFVGSA; this is translated from the coding sequence ATGAACGAGACGATTCTCATTGTTGACGACGATGTGAAGCTCAGGGAAATCCTGAGGGAATATTTTGAGGAATACGGCCACACCATCCTGGAGCTTCCGGACGGAACCACGGCCGCAAGCACGGTAGCGGCCAAGCGTCCGGACATTGTGCTCCTGGACGTGATGATGCCCCGCATGGACGGCTTCGAAGTCCTGCGCGAGATCAGAGGCGTTTCCCGCGTGCCGGTGATCATGCTCACGGCCAAGGGCGAGGATTCGGACCGCATCGTGGGCCTGGAGCTCGGCGCGGACGACTACATTCCCAAGCCCTTCAACCCCCGCGAACTGCTGGCCCGCATCCGGGCGGTCCTGCGCAGGACCGTTGCCCCCACGGCCTCGGAATTCGACGGGGCCACCCAGCTCCAGGCGGGCGGCCTGACCCTGGACACCCCGCGCCAGATGCTCCTGGTGAACGGCGACGAACACGAACTTTCCTCGGCCGAATTCAACCTCATGTCCGTATTCATGCGCCACCCGGACGTGGTGCTCTCCCGCGAAAAACTCATGAACCTGGCCTGGGGCCGCGATTACGAGGCCTATGACCGAACCATCGACGTGCACGTGAGCAAGCTGCGCGGCCTGCTCAAGGAATACGAGGGCCACGAGAAGCGCATCCGCACGGTCTGGGGTTCGGGCTACAAGTTCGTGGGGAGCGCATGA